The following DNA comes from Alienimonas californiensis.
GCGCCGACCGGCTGGAGGCCGGTGAGGCGCCCGCCTGCGTGCAGGCCTGCCCCCACGAGGCGATCGCGATTCGGATCGTCGATCGCGACGCCGTTATCGAACAGGCGGAGGCGAACGCGTTTCTCCCCGGCGCCCCGGATCCGGACTACACGCTGCCCACGACCGTCTATAAGACGAAGCGGGCCCTGCCGCGAAATCTGCTGCCGGCGGATTATTATTCCGTCCGGAAGGAGCACGGGCACTGGCCGCTGGCGGTGATGCTTGTGCTCACGCAACTGTCGGTCGGGGCGTTCCTGGTCGAACTAATTCTGCGAGACGCCGCCGACGGGCGGGCGCTGCCGGACCCGGTGCACGCGTTCTTCTCGCTCGCCTGGGGCCTGCTGGCCTTGCAGGCCAGCACGTTGCATCTCGGTCGGCCGCACTTGGCCTTCCGGGCGGCGATCGGGTTGAAGCACTCCTGGCTGTCCCGGGAGATCGTCGCCTTCGGCCTGTTCGCTCCGCTGGCGATCCTTTACGCCGGACTGACCTGGCTGCGGCCGGAGTTCTATGCCCGGTCTTCATGGCTCCCGCCCGCCCTAGAGTGGGCGGTCGTGGGGGCCGGACTGCTGGGAGTCTTTTGCAGCACGATGATCTACGTCGTGGTGCGACGGGAGTTCTGGAACGGCCCCCGCACCACGCTGCGATTCCTCGGCACCGCCGCGACGCTGGGCCTCGCCGCCACGCTGTTGACCGGCACGCTGTCCGCGAATGCGGCCGCCGCGGAACTCTGGGGGACGGCCGCGTCCGGCGACGGTCCGCAGGGAACCGATCTGACCCGGCCGCTGGCGATCGCCCTGGCCGTGGCGACCGCGTGCAAACTGATCTTCGAAGTCGCCGTCTTTCAACACCTGCGGGATTTGCAGTTTACCGCGATGCGGCGGACCGCGGTGCTGATGAAGACCGTCCTCCGCGGACCCACGGCGGTACGGTTCGGCTTGGGATTTATGGGCGGCGTCTTGATTCCCGCCCTGCTGGCCGCCGCCGACCCGCCGGCGGAGTCGGCCGGGGCGCTGTACGCCGCCGCAGTGGCGTTCGCCCTGACGCTGGGCGGGGAATTCGCGGAGCGCTACCTGTTCTTCTCCGCGGTCGTCCGCCAGAAAATGCCGGGAGGGATGACTGTATGAGTTCCTCGTTCGAACCGCTGAAACCAAAGCACGTTCTCGCCGACCTGACGCCGGAGGGAAACGGGCTGAGAGGCAAGGCGACCGGGATGCTGCGAGCGAAAACCGGCCGGCTGACCCGAGAATTGCTCCGCGAACCGAGTCGCTTCGGACTCGGCCAGTTGCCCGTCGTCAATAAACCGGATCGCACGACCACCGCCGTTTGTGGATATTGTTCGACCGGCTGCGGACTGAACGTGCATTTAAAGGACGGCCCCGACGGCGAACCGGGCGGCGGCGGGGCGATCGGTCTGACCCCAACGACCGACTACCCCGTGAACCTCGGCATGGCCTGCCCCAAGGGCTGGGAGGCCCTCGCGGTCCTCGACGCCCCCGACCGGGCGACGACGCCTCTCCTGAAAGACGCGAGCGGCAAACTGCGGCCGGTCGACTGGAACGTCGCCCTGGACGCCTTCTGCGACCGCATGAAGGCCGTCCAGCGGAAGCACGGGCCCGAATCCGTCGCCTTTCTCTCCACGGGACAGATTCCGACGGAGGAAATGGCGTTGCTCGGCTCGCTGACGAAGTTCGGCATGGGCGTCGTCCACGGCGACGGCAACACCCGCCAATGCATGGCGACGGCGGTGGTCGCCTACAAGCAGTCTTTCGGCTTCGACGCTCCGCCCTATACCTATCAAGACTTTGAGGAGAGCGACTGTCTGATCTTCGTCGGCGCCAACCTCTGCCTCGCCCACCCGATCATGTGGGAGCGGGTGATGCGGAATAAACGCCGGCCGGAGATTCTCGTCCTCGATCCGCGGGCGACGGAGACGGCAATGAACGCCACGCTCCACCTGCCGGCGAAGCCGAAAAGCGATCAGTCCTTTTTCTACGGACTGGCAAACTATTTCGTTCAGAACGGCTGGGTAGACCGCGAGTTCGTCTCGCAGCACACCGCCGGCTTTGAGGAGTACGCGAAGTTCGTCGAGGCGTTCCCATTCGAACGGGTCTCCCGCGACACCGGTCTGCCGGTCGAGACATTGGTGGACGCAGCTCTTCGCATCCGGAGTCGGGAGCGTATCTCCTGCTGGTGGACGATGGGGGTCAACCAGAGTCACCAGGGCGTCCGCACCGCCCAGGCGATCATTAATTTCCAGTTGCTCACGGGCAACCTGGGCAAACCGGGGACGGGAGCGAATTCCATCACCGGACAGTGCAACGCGATGGGGTCACGGTTGTTCAGCAATACCACCGGACTGCTGGGCGGACGGGACTTCAAGAAGCCCGAGCACCGAGCCGAGGTCGCAGAACTACTGGAGGTCCCCGAGCACTCGATCCAGACCGAAGACGGCCTCGCCTATCCAGAAATCATTGAGGGCGTTCTCAAGGGAAAGATCCGCGGTCTGTGGGTGATCGCGACGAACCCCGCCCATTCCTGGATCAACCGGAATCAGTTGGACGACGTACTCAGCCGGCTGGATTTTCTCGTGGTGCAGGACATGTATCACAGCACGGAGACGGCGCAGGTCGCGGACCTCGTGCTGCCGGCCGCGGGGTGGGGGGAGAAGGAGGGGACCTTTATCAACTCGGAGCGGCGGATCGGGCTGCTCAAAAAGGTGCGTCGGGCGCCGGGGCAGGCGCTGGCGGACTTCAGTATCTTTCAAGCGATCGCCGACCGCTGGGGCTGCGGGGCCCTGCTTCAACAATGGACGGACCCGGAGGCGGCGTTCCAGATTCTTAAACGGCTGTCGGCCGGGACCCCGTGCGATTTTAGCGGCGTCCGCGACTATCGCCATCTGGACGAGGCCGGCGGGGTTCAGTGGCCGTTTCCGGCGGAAGGAGGCGACGAAGCCGCCGAACGCCGGCTCTTCGCCGACGGGCAGTTTTATCATCGCGACGGCAAGGCGAAGTTCCTGTTCGAGGAGCCCCGTCCGCTGCCCGAACCGGCTGGCGGCAAGTACCCGTTCACGCTGCTGACCGGCCGCGGCAGCGCCAGTCAGTGGCACACGCAAACCCGGACCGCGAAGAGCGCGGTGCTCCGCAAGCTGTACCCCGAGGCGGTCTACGTGGAGGTGAACCCCCGCGACGCCCGCCGCCTCAAAGTCGCCCCGGAACAGGCCGTGCGCGTGGAAAGCCAGCGCGGTTCGATCCGGGCCAAAGCGTTCGTGACCAACGGCGTCCCGGAGGGCTGCCTGTTCCTCCCGATGCACTATCCCGAGACCAATCAGCTGACGGACGGGCAGTTCGACCCCTACTCCCGACAGCCCGCCTACAAGGCCTGCGCCGTGCGACTGCTCGCCGACGCAACTTAGCGGCTTGAAATCCGTCGCGACGCCGTGGGCGCCCCGACCGCTGAATTCGATCGATCGAACCTCGGGGAGCCCCCCCCGGTCGTCTTCCCGCCGGCGCGACCGGCGGGCGGGTGAGTCGCCCGTCGGCGGCCGGGGGTGCGTCCGCCCCTGTTTCGACGTCTTCCGTTTCGTCCGCCCGTACGTCGCTCGCCCCATTTCTGCCCGCTCCTTCGAGTTTCCCTTCCCGAGACGTCTCCCATGTCCGACCCCGCCGGCCGACCGCTGCCCGCCAATTCTCCGTTGAAGAAGGCGACGAGAATCCGCCTCTTCAATTTCTCTACGCCGCAGATGCGGGCGTTCCATATGTCGTGGTTCGCATTTTTCCTGTGCTTCTTCGCATGGTTTGGCCTCGCCCCGCTGATGGCGGTGGTGCGAGAAGAGATGAGCCTGACGCCGGACCAGATTGGCTGGCTGATGATTGGTTCGGTCTCGGTGACGATCGTCGCGAGACTGATGATCGGTTGGCTGTGCGACCGGATCGGGCCTCGGCTGTGCTATACGGGGCTGTTGATCCTCGGTTCGCTGCCGGTCATGGGCGTGGGTTTTGCCGAGGATTTTAAGACGCTGCTGGCGTTCCGGGTGGCGATCGGCGCGATCGGGGCCAGCTTTGTGATCACGCAGTATCATACCAGCGTGATGTTCGCCTCGAACGTCGTGGGCACCGCCAACGCGACGACCGCGGGCTGGGGCAACCTGGGCGGGGGCGTCACGCAGTTCGTGATGCCGTTCGTGATGACCTCCGTGTTCATGGGAGCCTTCGGGTTCAGCGATTACTGGGGTTGGCGGGCGAGCATGTTCCTCGCCGGGGCGGTCTGCTTCCTCACGGGCGTGGCGTATTACTTTCTGACGCAGGACGCCCCGGAAGGGAACCTGAGGGAGTTGCGAGCCGCGGGGAAGCTGCCGCCGGCCAGCAGCACGAACGGCACGTTCGTCGAGGCCTGCCGTGACCTTCGGGTGTGGACGCTGTTCGTGATCTACGGGGCCTGCTTCGGGGTTGAACTGACAATCAACAACATTGCCGCGTTGCACTTCGCCGACAATTACGGCATGGGCCTGAAGGCGGCGGGGCTGGCGGCGGCGGCGTTCGGGTTGATGAACCTGTTCGCCCGCAGTCTGGGCGGCCATATCGGGGATGTCCTCGGCGGCAAAAACGGCTTGCGAGGCCGCGTGCTGTGGCTGTTCGCGGCGCTGTTCGCCGAGGGACTGGCGCTGATGCTGTTCTCCCAGATGAGCGCGTTGGCCCTGGCGATCCCGGCCCTCATCCTGTTCAGCCTGTTCACGCAGATGAGCGAGGGCGCCACGTTCTCCGTCGTGCCGTTCATTAATAAGAAATGCCTCGGTTCGGTGGCGGGCATCGTGGGGGCCGGCGGGAACGCCGGCGCCGTCGCGGCCGCGTTCCTCTTCAAGACGGAAACCGCCTGGTGGTCCACGGGGCTGCTGATCCTCGGCGGAATTGTGACGTGCGTTTCCTTCCTGGCGTTCGCCGTGCGGTTCGCGCCGGAGACCGAAGCCGCCGCCCGCAGAGAATTCGAGCAGGCTCGGGGCGAGGGCGCCCGTCGCGAGCTGGTCGGCGGTCTGGCGCCGTCCCCCGCATGACACAAGGACGGCGCCGCGGGACACGGTGCCGACGGTCTGCCCGGGGCAGGGACGTCCCGGTTCGGTCCGGCGATGAACTTCTTCAGTCCTCAAGACGAACACTTCGACTCCGATGTCCAAAGCGAACGGGTTTACCGCCGATCAACAGTCTTATCTCCAGGGCTTCGCCCTGGGGTCAGACGTCGCTCGCAAGGTGCACAGCCTGCCGGTGCTCAGCGGCAGCGCCGCCGGGTCGGCGGGCAGCGTGATCGAGGTCGGCCCCAACGGGGCC
Coding sequences within:
- a CDS encoding DmsC/YnfH family molybdoenzyme membrane anchor subunit, which gives rise to MSASALYALPVLDRPPGSGFGPAAGRDEAPAEQGVDLISALLAAQSDLTAVERFSQRHADADRPSQSRYYQSLLPAQGPGPGQQYGFEVDLDRCSGCKACVTACHSLNGLDDDEAWREVGLLHGGGQAGAAGPAVLQHVTTACHHCLEPACLKACPVDAYEKDPVTGIVRHLDDQCFGCQYCTLACPYDVPKYHAGKGIVRKCDMCADRLEAGEAPACVQACPHEAIAIRIVDRDAVIEQAEANAFLPGAPDPDYTLPTTVYKTKRALPRNLLPADYYSVRKEHGHWPLAVMLVLTQLSVGAFLVELILRDAADGRALPDPVHAFFSLAWGLLALQASTLHLGRPHLAFRAAIGLKHSWLSREIVAFGLFAPLAILYAGLTWLRPEFYARSSWLPPALEWAVVGAGLLGVFCSTMIYVVVRREFWNGPRTTLRFLGTAATLGLAATLLTGTLSANAAAAELWGTAASGDGPQGTDLTRPLAIALAVATACKLIFEVAVFQHLRDLQFTAMRRTAVLMKTVLRGPTAVRFGLGFMGGVLIPALLAAADPPAESAGALYAAAVAFALTLGGEFAERYLFFSAVVRQKMPGGMTV
- a CDS encoding molybdopterin oxidoreductase family protein, which gives rise to MLRAKTGRLTRELLREPSRFGLGQLPVVNKPDRTTTAVCGYCSTGCGLNVHLKDGPDGEPGGGGAIGLTPTTDYPVNLGMACPKGWEALAVLDAPDRATTPLLKDASGKLRPVDWNVALDAFCDRMKAVQRKHGPESVAFLSTGQIPTEEMALLGSLTKFGMGVVHGDGNTRQCMATAVVAYKQSFGFDAPPYTYQDFEESDCLIFVGANLCLAHPIMWERVMRNKRRPEILVLDPRATETAMNATLHLPAKPKSDQSFFYGLANYFVQNGWVDREFVSQHTAGFEEYAKFVEAFPFERVSRDTGLPVETLVDAALRIRSRERISCWWTMGVNQSHQGVRTAQAIINFQLLTGNLGKPGTGANSITGQCNAMGSRLFSNTTGLLGGRDFKKPEHRAEVAELLEVPEHSIQTEDGLAYPEIIEGVLKGKIRGLWVIATNPAHSWINRNQLDDVLSRLDFLVVQDMYHSTETAQVADLVLPAAGWGEKEGTFINSERRIGLLKKVRRAPGQALADFSIFQAIADRWGCGALLQQWTDPEAAFQILKRLSAGTPCDFSGVRDYRHLDEAGGVQWPFPAEGGDEAAERRLFADGQFYHRDGKAKFLFEEPRPLPEPAGGKYPFTLLTGRGSASQWHTQTRTAKSAVLRKLYPEAVYVEVNPRDARRLKVAPEQAVRVESQRGSIRAKAFVTNGVPEGCLFLPMHYPETNQLTDGQFDPYSRQPAYKACAVRLLADAT
- a CDS encoding MFS transporter, which gives rise to MSDPAGRPLPANSPLKKATRIRLFNFSTPQMRAFHMSWFAFFLCFFAWFGLAPLMAVVREEMSLTPDQIGWLMIGSVSVTIVARLMIGWLCDRIGPRLCYTGLLILGSLPVMGVGFAEDFKTLLAFRVAIGAIGASFVITQYHTSVMFASNVVGTANATTAGWGNLGGGVTQFVMPFVMTSVFMGAFGFSDYWGWRASMFLAGAVCFLTGVAYYFLTQDAPEGNLRELRAAGKLPPASSTNGTFVEACRDLRVWTLFVIYGACFGVELTINNIAALHFADNYGMGLKAAGLAAAAFGLMNLFARSLGGHIGDVLGGKNGLRGRVLWLFAALFAEGLALMLFSQMSALALAIPALILFSLFTQMSEGATFSVVPFINKKCLGSVAGIVGAGGNAGAVAAAFLFKTETAWWSTGLLILGGIVTCVSFLAFAVRFAPETEAAARREFEQARGEGARRELVGGLAPSPA